One window of Watersipora subatra chromosome 3, tzWatSuba1.1, whole genome shotgun sequence genomic DNA carries:
- the LOC137389561 gene encoding lipid droplet-associated hydrolase-like, translated as MSIDNAADMHLSGKETHEYPNIHGIHTHVIKCGQIDSTKRLVVVIPGNPGAIGFYEKFMSTLHKESGWPVWGLSHAGHSVIPKHVGWKAPLSEVFTMKGQIEHKVRFIDEHVPKDVKMVLIGHSIGAQFVLEVMERLYSDRVIQGMLLFPTLEKMAESPRGKRLTPVFKYWRWLLVFMSAMLWLLPTSWKTRLINNVFEKRRRAFKSVPDCIKKTAHSMVHPYCVWNATYLANIEMQTVVDLKVHIVRRHLAKLRFYYGATDHWAPPEHYHRMVELFPSHDKIELCTDGFRHAFIIDASEPMASKVSGWLQIL; from the exons ATGAGCATTGATAACGCTGCTGACATGCATTTATCTGGTAAAGAGACTCATGAATACCCTAATATTCACGGTATCCACACACACGTTATCAAATGTGGACAAATAGACAGCACAAAAAGACTTGTTGTTGTCATACCAG GTAATCCCGGGGCTATTGGGTTTTATGAGAAGTTTATGTCAACTTTGCATAAGGAGTCTGGTTGGCCAGTTTGGGGTCTGTCACACGCTGGACATTCTGTCATCCCAAAGCATGTGGGCTGGAAAG CTCCTCTCTCTGAGGTCTTCACCATGAAAGGACAGATCGAGCACAAAGTGCGATTCATTGATGAGCATGTGCCTAAAGATGTTAAGATGGTGCTTATCGGCCATTCTATAGGCGCACAGTTTGTCCTTGAAGTCATGGAAAGATTATATAGCGACAGGGTTATTCAAG GGATGCTGCTGTTTCCTACACTCGAAAAGATGGCTGAAAGTCCTCGAGGAAAGCGACTCACTCCTGTATTTAAGTACTGGCGCTGGCTGCTTGTTTTCATGTCAG CCATGCTTTGGTTGCTTCCAACTTCTTGGAAGACTCGACTGATCAACAATGTTTTTGAAAAGAGAAGACGCGCTTTTAAGAGTGTACCTGACTGCATAAAGAAAACAGCACATAGCATGGTTCACCCGTACTGCGTATGGAATGCAACTTACCTAGCCAATATTGAAATGCAGACG GTAGTTGATCTGAAGGTGCATATTGTAAGGAGACACCTGGCTAAATTGAGGTTCTATTACGGAGCTACGGACCACTGGGCCCCGCCCGAGCACTATCATAGAATGGTGGAGTTGTTCCCCTCGCATGACAAAATTGAACTCTGCACAGATGGCTTTAGACATGCCTTTATAATAGATGCAAGCGAGCCAATGGCTAGTAAAGTTAGTGGCTGGTTGCAGATACTGTAA